Below is a genomic region from Citrobacter europaeus.
TCAGCCGCAGGTGATGGGGGCGTGTCTGACGCAAATGCGCCAGGTATTGGATGTCCTGCTGGTGGAAGCTAACGCGGTTTCCGACAACCCGCTGGTGTTTGCCGAAGAGGGCGATGTGATTTCAGGCGGCAACTTCCATGCCGAACCGGTGGCGATGGCGGCAGATAACCTGGCGCTGGCGATTGCGGAAATCGGCGCGTTATCAGAGCGGCGCATTGCGCTGATGATGGACAAACATATGTCGCAGTTGCCGCCGTTCCTGGTGAAAAACGGTGGGGTTAACTCCGGCTTTATGATTGCTCAGGTAACCGCCGCCGCGCTGGCGAGCGAGAACAAAGCGCTGGCGCATCCGCACAGCGTGGACAGCTTGCCGACCTCCGCCAACCAGGAAGATCACGTATCTATGGCGCCTGCGGCGGGTCGCAGATTGTGGGAGATGGCGGCGAATACGCGCGGCGTGATTGCCGTGGAGTGGCTGGCGGCGTGCCAGGGGATCGACCTGCGCGAAGGGTTAACCTCAAGTCCGCTGCTGGAGCAGGCGCGTCAGGCATTACGTGAACAAGTTGCCCACTATACCCAGGACCGTTTTTTCGCCCCGGATATTGAGTGCGCGACCGAACTGTTAGCGCAAGGAAAGTTGTTGAAATTGTTGCCTGAATTTCTGTAGAAAATTGCCTGATGGCGACGCTGACGCATCTTATCAGGCCTACTGTCTGCTTTGTAGGCCGGATGAGGCGAAGCCGACATCCGGCACAACAAAGCTTAGCTAAACATCGCCGTAATCGAGGCGCTGGCGAGCGAATGGAAGTGAACGTTAAATCCGACCATCGCGCCGCTGGCGTCTTCATCGACATCAATACGCTCCACATCCAGCGCGTGAACCGTGAAGATATAGCGATGGGTTTCCCCCTTCGGCGGGGCTGCTCCACCATAACCGGCTTTACCAAAATCCGTACGGGTCTGAATCACGCCATCCGGCACTGCAACCAGCCCGGAGCCGAATCCTTGCGTCAGTACGCGGGTGTCAGCCGGCAGATTTACCACCACCCAATGCCACCAGCCGGAGCCAGTTGGCGCATCAGGATCAAAGCAGGTCACGACAAAGCTTTTGGTTCCTGCGGGCACGTCATCCCACGCCAGATGTGGGGAAATATTATCCCCGTCATACCCCATGCCGTTAAAGACGTGGCGATGTCCAAGCTTATCGCCATCGCGCAGATCGTTACTGATTAGTTTCATGCTGACTCCTCTCGTTAGCCAAAAAGTGTAGCCAGAAACCGTGGAGCTTACCGCTGATTAATCGCTAAAAAATGTTGCACTGCGCACAGCATCGTTCACGGCCAGGGTCAGGCGACGCAACTGATCGGGCTTGATAATGTACGGCGGCATCAGATAAATCAGTTTACCAAATGGTCGTACCCAGACGCCCTGTTCGACAAAGAACTTCTGTAACGCCGCCATATTCACCGGATGGGTGGTTTCGATGACGCCGATGGCGCCGAGTACGCGTACGTCCGCTACCCAACTGGAATCCGCCGCCGGGGCAAGTTCTGCCCGCAGCAGCGCTTCAATGGCCGCGACCTGCGAGCGCCACTCGCCGGTTTCGAGTAACGACAGGCTGGCGGAGGCGACGGCGCAGGCCAGCGGATTGCCCATAAAGGTTGGGCCGTGCATGAAGCAGCCCGCTTCGCCGTTGCTGATGGTTTCTGCGACCTGACGCGTGGTCAGGGTTGCTGAAAGAGTCATTGTCCCACCGGTTAACGCTTTACCCAGGCACAAAATGTCCGGAGTGATGTCGGCGTGCTCGCAGGCAAACAGCTTACCTGTACGGCCAAATCCGGTGGCGATTTCATCGGCAATCAGCAGGATCCCTTCACGGTCGCACATTTTACGGATGCGCTTTAACCATTCGGGATGATACATCCGCATACCGCCAGCGCCCTGTACGATTGGCTCAAGGATCACCGCCGCAATCTCGTGGCGATGCGCGGCCATCAGGCGGGCAAAAGGCACCATATCCAGTTCGTCCCACTCGCCGCCCATGCGGCTTTGCGGGGCGGGTGCAAACAGGTTTTCCGGCAGATATCCCTTCCACAGACTGTGCATCGAGTTGTCGGGATCGCAGACCGACATTGCGCCGAAGGTATCGCCATGGTAGCCGTTACGAAACGTCAGGAAACGCTGACGGGATTCGCCTTTAGCCTGCCAGTATTGCAGCGCCATTTTCATTGCGACTTCTACGGCGACCGACCCTGAATCCGCGAGAAAAACACACTCCAGCGCCTCTGGCGTCATCGCCACCAACTGACGGCACAGCGCAATGGCCGGGGCATGGGTAATGCCGCCAAACATCACATGCGACATGGCATCAATCTGCGTTTTCATCGCGGCGTTCAGCTGTGGGTGATTGTAACCGTGGATAGCCGCCCACCAGGACGACATGCCGTCAATCAGCTTCTCACCGCTGGCTAAAATCAATTCACAGCCTTCGGCACGCGCCACCGGATAAACCGGCAGCGGGGAGGTCATGGAGGTGTAAGGGTGCCAGATATGGCGTTGGTCAAACGCAAGATCGTCCGTTGTCATAATCGACTTGTAAACCAAATTAAAAAGATTTAGGTTTACGAGTCTACACCAAACTAACAACGAAACGTATACCAATATGGCTCATTCTTCTCGCTGGACAATGTCGCAAGTCACCGAATTATTTCAAAAACCGCTGCTGGATCTGCTATTTGAAGCGCAGCAGGTTCATCGTCAGCACTTCGATCCGCAGCAGGTTCAGGTCAGTACGCTGCTGTCGATTAAGACCGGCGCCTGCCCGGAGGACTGCAAATACTGCCCGCAAAGTTCCCGCTATAAAACCGGTCTGGAAACGGAGCGTTTGATGGAGGTTGAACAGGTACTGGACTCGGCGCGTAAGGCGAAACAGGCCGGTTCAACGCGGTTTTGCATGGGCGCGGCGTGGAAGAACCCTCACGAACGCGATATGCCTTACCTGGAACAGATGGTTCAGGGCGTGAAAGAGTTGGGGCTGGAAGCCTGTATGACGCTGGGCACGCTGGACGAAACTCAGGCCCAGCGCCTGGCCAATGCGGGTCTGGACTACTACAACCACAACCTCGACACCTCGCCGGAATTCTACGGCAATATTATCACCACTCGTTCGTACCAGGAGCGCCTGGATACGCTGGATAAAGTGCGTGAGGCGGGCATTAAAGTCTGTTCCGGCGGAATTGTGGGGCTGGGGGAAACGGTGACCGATCGCGCGGGTTTACTGCTGCAATTAGCTAATCTGCCGACGCCGCCGGAAAGCGTGCCGATCAATATGCTGGTAAAAGTGAAGGGCACGCCGCTCGCCGATAATGACGACGTAGATGCCTTTGATTTCATTCGTACTATTGCCGTGGCGCGCATCATGATGCCGACCTCGTACGTGCGTCTTTCTGCCGGGCGCGAGCAAATGAACGAACAAACCCAGGCAATGTGCTTTATGGCCGGGGCCAACTCGATTTTCTACGGCTGCAAACTGCTTACTACACCCAATCCGAACGAAGACAAAGATTTACTGTTGTTTCGCAAGCTGGGCCTTAATCCGCAGCAAACGGCGGTACTGGCGGGCGATAACGAACAGCAGCAACGCCTGGAGCAGGCGCTGCGTACTCCGGATACTGACGATTACTACAACGCGGCAACCGTATGACCTGGCAGCAAAAAATAGACGATGCGCTAACGGCGCGTCGTCGTGCTGATGCGTGGCGTCAGCGCTATGCGGTGACGCAGGGCGCCGGTCGCTGGCTGCAGGCTGATGGTCGCCAGTATCTGAATTTCTCCAGCAACGACTACCTTGGCTTGAGCCACCATCCGCAGATTATCTGCGCGTGGCAGCAGGGTGCTGAGCGTTTTGGCGTCGGTAGCGGCGGCTCGGGCCATGTCAGCGGTTATTCCGTTGCTCATCAGGCACTGGAAGAAGAGCTGGCGCAGTGGCTCGGCTACTCCCGGGCGCTGCTGTTTATCTCCGGTTTTGCCGCTAATCAGGCGGTCATTGCCGCATTGATGGGAAAAGAGGATCGGATTGTTGCAGACCGGCTCAGCCATGCTTCGCTGCTGGAAGCTGCCAGCCTTAGCCCCGCCGTGTTACGTCGCTTTACCCATAACGACTCGCAACATCTGGAGCGTCTGCTGACTACTCCCTGTCCGGGGCAGCAGCTCGTGGTGACTGAAGGCGTGTTCAGCATGGACGGCGACAGCGCGCCGCTGGCTGAAATTCACGCGGTGGCGAAACTGCATAACGCGTGGCTGCTGGTGGATGACGCACACGGAATCGGCGTGTGCGGCGAGGAAGGGCGCGGCTCCTGCCCTCGACAGCAGGTAAAACCTGAGCTGTTAGTGGTGACGTTTGGCAAAGGGTTTGGCGTTAGCGGCGCAGCAATCCTGTGTTCCGATAGCGTAGCCGATTATCTGCTGCAGTTTGCCCGGCATCTGATCTACAGCACCAGTATGCCCCCGGCACAGGCTCAGGCCTTGCGCGCCGCGCTGGCGGTGATCCGCAGCCGCGAAGGCGATGAGCGCAGAGAAAAGCTGGCGATGCTGATCCAGCGTTTTCGTGCTGGGATTAATACGCCGGACTTAACGCTGGCGCATTCAGACAGCGCTATTCAGCCGCTGATCGTTGGCGATAACCATAAGGCCTTGCAACTGGCACAGACGTTACGGCAACAGGGATGCTGGGTGACGGCGATTCGTCCACCGACGGTGCCGGCGGGTACGGCCAGGCTGCGGCTTACGCTGACCCAGGCGCATGAAGCCCAGGATATCGACAGCTTACTGGAGGTGCTGCATGGCGCAGGTCAATAAGCAGGCGATTGCCGCGGCGTTTGGTCGTGCGGCCACGCACTATGAGCAACACGCTGAGCTTCAGCGTCAGAGCGCCGATGCGTTACTGGCGCGACTCGATGGTCGGGTGTTCTCTCAGGTACTGGATGCGGGCTGTGGGCCAGGCCGTATGAGTCGTTACTGGCGGGAGCAGGGGAGTGAGGTCTGCGCGCTGGATCTGTCGGCGCAAATGCTGACGCAAGCGCAGCGTCATGATGTCGCCCACCGCTATCTGCTGGCGGATATCGAAGCCATTCCGCAGGCCGCCGGTACTTTCGACCTGGCCTGGAGCAATCTGGCCGTGCAGTGGTGCAGCGACTTTCGAGGCGCATTAAGCGAGCTTTACCGTGTGGTGCGCCCTTGCGGGGTGGTGGCGTTTAGTACTCTGGCGCAGGGTTCAATGCCGGAGCTTCGTCAGGCCTGGCAGGCGGTTGACGATCGGGAGCATGCCAACCGTTTTTTGCCCGTGGAACAACTGGAAAACGCGCTGCATGGCTGGGATGCGGAATACCAGTCTCATGCCGTCACGCTGTGGTTTGATGATGCGCTGAGCGCCATGCGCTCGCTAAAAGGCATCGGCGCGACGCATTTGCATGATGGACGCGAGCAGCGCGTGCTTACCCGTTCGCAGTTGCGTCAGCTACAGCTAGCCTGGCCCTGTCAGCAGGGGAAATATCCGCTGACTTATCAACTATTTTTGGGAGTGATTCAACGTGACTAATACCTATTTTGTCACCGGGACGGATACTGAGGTGGGTAAAACTATCGCCAGTTGTGCGCTGCTTCAGGCGGCGGGACAGCTGGGGTTACGAACCGTTGGTTATAAACCCGTGGCGTCAGGCAGTGAAATGACGACTGAAGGTCTGCGTAATAGCGATGCCCTGGCATTACAGCGCAACAGCGTTGTGCCGGTGGATTATGCGGCTATCAACCCCTATACCTTCGCAGAACCTACCTCACCGCATATCATCAGCGCTGACGAAGGCCGCCCGATTCAGGCCTCAGTGATGTCTGCAGGTTTACGCGCGCTGGAAGAGCAGGCTGAGTGGGTGCTGGTGGAGGGCGCTGGCGGGTGGTTTACGCCGCTTTCGCCAACGCTGAGTTTTGCTGACTGGGTAACAGCAGAGCAACTGCCGGTGATTCTGGTGGTTGGCGTTAAGCTCGGGTGCATCAACCACGCTATGCTGACCGCCCAGGCGGTGCAGCAGGCCGGACTGAAGCTTGCCGGATGGGTTGCCAATGATGTGACGCCACCCGGCAAGCGTCATGCTGAATATATGGCAACGCTCAGACGTGTACTTGCGGCTCCAATGCTGGGGGAAATTCCCTGGCTGGCAGAAGAGCCGGAGCAGGCATCGACAGGGCGTTATATCGATCTTAGCGTTTTATCTCTGGCGTCCCCCAGTCATTGATTAACGGGTCGCCGAACGGTGTTATTTCCCCCTGAGCCACGTTGCGCCCCCGGTGTAACAAGCAGTAGCAGTCGGCGACCCGACGAATAAACGGCAGGCTCTGCTCCGCGAGCATAATGGCGATGCCAAGCTCCTGGCTTAGCCTCACAATCAGGTTTCCCAACTTGTGGATATACGCCTGGCCACTGCCTCGCGTGGGCTCATCGAGGATCAGCAGGCGCGGGCGAGTGACCAGCGCGCTGGCGAGCGCAAGCTGGTGCTGATTATCCTCTGATAATGCCGCTCCTTTGGCCTGACGTAGTACAAACAGCTGTGGAAACAGGCGGTAAATGTCGCTACTGTTCATCGTTTCGCTTTCTTCAACAGCCTGGCGGGCAATATGCAGATTTTCCTCGACCGTCAGTTGCGAAAAAATCCGTCTTTCTTGTGAAACGGAGTTAATACCCAGCGCAATGCGATTTGCCGCCGGGATCGGACTCAGATCGCGTGGCGGCGCGCCTGCCTGATGCCAGAACATGGTGCCGCTTTCGATCGGTAGGTTGCCGATGATGCAATTGGCCAGCGTAGTCTTTCCCATCCCCGGAAGCCCCAGCACGCCGGTACATTTGCCGGGCAGCAGGTCGAGATCCACATCCCACAATGAGTGCTGATTGCCGTAATAGTGATTCACTGCGCGAAGACTCAACATAGATTTCTCCATCATGATGTTATCCGGCACACGGACAGGTCGTCGGAAGAAAACTGCAATTCTCTTGCCAGAAGAGGGCTTCGGGACAAAAACAGTGGGATAACATGCTAAGTGGGTCGAAATATCTGGTTTGTCAGAAGGAGAGCGCTGTTTTGTGCACATTACCAGTGCCTGGCGGTGCCGTGATGGTGCAGGCAGGAAAATGATGAAAATGCGAGCAAGATCCCGGCCATTCCAGACCGCTTCGTTAGCTGATAAATATCAAAAAATAGCGATAATTTTTTTTTATGCCACCGGAAAAGGGAGTAAGGGCGTTTTTGCCAGGCTACAGTCCATACGGGCTGGAGGCAGTTATCCACTATTCCTGTGGATAACCTTGTGTATTAGAGTTAGAAAACACAATGTAAGCGAGAGAAGACGCGGCCTGCGACTAAATTGGTGCGAAAGACGGCTCGGGATAATAGTCATTAAATTACAGGATGTTAGATAAAATCAATGGCTGTCGCAGAAGTGTCATGCGTTGCCACAAAACTTTCATCGAGTGGCTTGACAAATGTTAAAAAAGTCATTGCTTTGGGGATAACGCATTTTTACTGGTGTTTTATCTCGCCTGAGGCCAAATTTTAGTCGCCCGTCACGGCCGTTCTGATGGCGTATCAGAAATATTATGGCGCGTTACTGTTTTTTCATCCAGTATATTTTACTGGCAAAATATACCACTGCGAGTAAAATTACACACCTGCCCGCCCATTGCTTCAGGTAGCTGCTCATGAGTAAACCGTTCAAACTAAATTCCGCTTTTAAACCCTCTGGCGATCAGCCTGAGGCAATTCGTCGTCTGGAAGAAGGGCTGGAGGATGGTCTGGCGCATCAGACGCTGCTGGGGGTGACAGGGTCGGGGAAGACATTCACCATCGCTAACGTGATTGCGGACTTGCAGCGTCCTACCATGGTGCTGGCGCCCAATAAGACGCTTGCCGCGCAGCTGTATGGAGAGATGAAAGAATTCTTCCCGGATAACGCGGTTGAGTATTTCGTCTCCTACTACGACTATTATCAGCCGGAAGCCTACGTGCCAAGTTCTGACACCTTCATCGAGAAGGATGCCTCGGTCAACGAACACATTGAGCAGATGCGTCTGTCGGCGACCAAAGCGCTGCTGGAACGTCGTGACGTCGTTGTTGTGGCGTCGGTTTCCGCTATCTATGGTCTGGGTGACCCGGATCTGTATCTGAAAATGATGCTGCATCTGACGGTGGGGATGATTATCGACCAGCGCGCGATCCTGCGCCGCCTGGCGGAACTGCAGTATACCCGCAACGATCAGGCATTCCAGCGCGGAACCTTCCGCGTGCGCGGTGAAGTGATCGACATTTTCCCGGCAGAATCCGACGACATCGCGCTGCGTGTGGAACTGTTTGATGAAGAGGTCGAACGTTTATCGCTGTTTGACCCGCTAACCGGGCAGGTCGAATCCACTATTTCGCGCTACACCATTTATCCTAAAACGCACTATGTGACGCCGCGTGAACGTATCGTGCAGGCGATGGAAGAAATCAAAGTTGAACTGGCAGAGCGGCGTAAAATTCTGCTGGCAAATAACAAACTGCTCGAAGAGCAGCGGCTCAGCCAGCGTACGCAGTTCGATCTGGAAATGATGAACGAGCTGGGTTACTGCTCGGGGATTGAAAACTATTCCCGCTATCTCTCCGGGCGTGGCCCCGGCGAGCCGCCGCCGACGCTGTTTGATTACCTGCCTGCCGATGGTCTGCTGGTGGTGGATGAATCCCACGTCACTATTCCGCAAATTGGCGGCATGTACCGCGGTGACCGGGCGCGTAAAGAGACCCTGGTCGAGTACGGTTTCCGTCTGCCGTCGGCGCTGGATAACCGTCCGCTTAAATTTGAAGAGTTCGAGGCGTTGGCACCGCAGACCATCTACGTCTCAGCGACACCGGGCAACTATGAGCTGGAGAAATCCGGTGATGAAGTGGTCGATCAGGTCGTACGACCGACCGGCCTGCTGGATCCGGTTATTGAGGTGCGTCCGGTGGCGACGCAGGTCGACGATCTGCTGTCTGAGATCCGCATTCGTGCGGCGATTAACGAACGTGTGCTGGTCACCACGCTCACCAAACGGATGGCGGAGGATCTCACCGAGTACCTCGAAGAGCACGGTGAACGGGTGCGTTATTTGCACTCTGACATCGATACCGTGGAACGTATGGAAATCATTCGTGACCTGCGTCTGGGTGAGTTTGACGTGCTGGTGGGTATCAACCTGTTACGTGAGGGTCTGGACATGCCTGAGGTCTCACTGGTGGCGATTCTGGACGCAGACAAAGAAGGGTTCCTGCGTTCTGAACGTTCGCTTATCCAGACCATCGGTCGTGCGGCGCGTAATATCAACGGTAAGGCGATTCTCTACGGCGATAAAATTACCGCCTCAATGGCCAAAGCGATTGGTGAAACCGAACGTCGTCGTGAGAAACAGCAACTCTACAACGAAGAACACGGTATTACGCCGCAGGGCCTGAACAAGAAAGTGGTCGATATTCTGGCGTTGGGTCAGAATATCGCGAAGACCAAAGCGAAAGGCAAAGGGAAGTCACGCGCAGGCGCGAAGTCTGAAGTTGTCGAGCTGGATATGACGCCAAAAGCGCTGCAGCAGAAGATTCACGAGCTGGAAGGGCAGATGATGCAGCACGCGCAGAATCTCGAATTTGAAGAGGCAGCGACGATCCGCGACCAGTTGCATCAACTGCGCGAGTTGTTTATTGCGGCATCCTAAGAGGGGGACCGGATGTGGGGTAAACCCCTTATCCGGCCTACAGGATAGATCGCGTTTGTTGGCCTGATAAGCGCAGCGCATCAGGCAAATACGTTCAACCTAACGCCTGTACCGCTTTCTCCAGCGCGTTGTGCAATAGCTGGCGGTCATGGCGGTAGGGAATATCGCTGGCTTCCAGCACCTCCTGAATAACCACGCGGTCGGAAACGGTGGATACATCTACTTTCGGGCCCACAACCACCGCATCAATCACTTTTCTGCCAACATACTGTTCAATGATTGCCAGCTTATCGTTAAGTGTCAGGCCGGCTGCTGGCAGGCTTAACTCGCGGCCCAGATTGCCGATGTACACCATCGGAGCGGGAGTGCGACGTAATGCCTGCGCCAGTTCGTCGAGCAGCAGGAGCGGCATCAGGCTGGTGTAAAAACTGCCGGGACCTATCAGAATCAAATCCGCTTCAGCGATAGCTTCTACCGCCTCCCGCGTGGTGGGAACTTTTGGCGACAGCATCAGTTCCTGAGGTGGGATGGTAAGCTGATCGATATTCACTTCGCCATAAACTTCATGCCCCTGATCGTCGATAGCCATCAGATCTACCGGCAGCTCTGACATCGGAATTAAATGCGCGTCAACTTTCAGCAGACTACGAATTAAATTGATAGCCTCCAGAGGCCGCACGCTGAGGTGATCGAGCGCCTTTAACATCAGGTTTCCGAGGTTATGCCCGGAAAGTTCGCCATTACCGCCAAAACGATACTCAAACATGGCGGATGCAACGCTGGGTTGAGTGATTAACTGGTTCAGACAGTTACGCATGTCTCCCCAGGCAATCCCGCCTTCAGAGCGGCGAATACGACCTGTCGACCCGCCGTTATCGGTCGTGGTGACGATACCCGTCAGGCGCGAACCTAAAGGGGAAAGAGAGGAGAGAACGCGTCCCAGTCCATGCCCTCCGCCGAGAGCGACAACGCGGTCCAGATCTGCCAGCGTGCGAGTGCGCATAAATTTTCCTGATATCAATTAATCGGCGCTACAGTAACGTAAATAGCGTGTTTTCAGCAATTATCCAGTCGGCATCTGCCGTAATTTTTTTCTGCCATCTACTCCTTTCTGACGAGATCCACCTGACGGCAAGATGATGTATATCAATGCAAAACTGTGGTTTTTGCTTATTCTGTAGCGAAATTGCACGATCATGTCGTTATGTATGTATTTATATAGCGAAAGTGTACATGGCAAAAGCGTCATTTACACGCTAGTATCGGCATAACCACTAAGTACTCTAAATAATTTGAGTTGCCGAAAGCCAACGCATCTGCAACACGAAGTATGACGAGTATAAACACTCTAGCCTCTGCACCTGGGTCAAATGATACGGTGCTTTGGCCGTGACAATACTTGAAAAAGTTTGTCACCAGGGCGCAGGAAGAAATGACTACGTCTCCCGTATTTGGAAAGGTGTACATGGGCTCTCAACTTACCGATGCTTTCGCACGTAAGTTTTACTACTTACGTTTGTCGATTACCGATGTGTGTAACTTTCGTTGCACCTATTGCCTGCCGGATGGCTATAAGCCCGGTGGGGTCACCAATAACGGCTTTCTGACCGTTGATGAAATTCGCCGCGTTACGCGCGCATTCGCCAGCCTGGGAACGGAAAAAGTGCGTCTGACGGGGGGCGAACCGTCTCTGCGTCGCGACTTCACTGACATTATCGCCGCCGTGCGCGAAAACGACGCCATCCGTCAGATTGCGGTAACCACCAATGGTTATCGTCTGGCGCGCGATGCTGCTGCCTGGCGCGATGCCGGACTGACCGCGCTTAACGTCAGCGTCGACAGCCTCGATGCCCGCCAGTTTCACGCCATTACCGGGCAGGACAAATTTCAGCAGGTGATGGCGGGCATTGACGCCGCCTTTGAAGCCGGTTTTGAAAAAGTGAAAGTCAACACCGTGCTGATGCGCGACGTGAATCATCATCAACTGGACACCTTCCTGGCGTGGGTTCAGCCCCGTCCTATCCAACTGCGCTTTATTGAACTGATGGAAACGGGCGAGGGCAGTTCTCTCTTCCGTAAACACCATATTTCAGGCCAGGTACTGCGCGATGAGCTGCTGCGTCGCGGCTGGATCCACCAGATTCGACAGCGCAGCGACGGCCCGGCTCAGGTTTTCTGTCATCCTGACTATGCCGGCGAAATTGGTCTGATCATGCCTTATGAGAAAGACTTCTGCGCCACCTGCAACCGTCTGCGCGTTTCATCTGTCGGCAAGCTTCATCTGTGTTTATTCGGTGAAGGCGGCGTAAGCCTGCGAGATTTGCTGGAAAACGACGCTCAGCAGCCAGCGCTGGAAGAACGCATTTCAGCCGCGCTGCTGGAGAAAAAGCAGACCCATTTCCTGCATCAGAACAATACCGGTATTACGCAAAACTTATCTTACATTGGCGGCTGATCGCTAAAAGGAGTTTTTCATGAGTCAGGTAAGCGCTGAATTTATCCCGACACGCATTGCTATTCTTACCGTTTCAAGCCGTCGCGGCGAAGAGGATGATACCTCCGGCCATTATCTGCGTGACTCGGCGCAAGAAGCGGGTCATCAGATTGTCGACAAGGCGATTGTCAAAGAGAACCGCTACGCCATCCGTGCCCAGGTTTCTGCCTGGATTGCCAGTGACGATGTACAGGTGGTGCTTATTACCGGCGGCACCGGGTTAACCGAAGGGGACCAGGCGCCAGAAGCGCTGCAGCCGCTGTTCGACAGAGAAGTCGAAGGGTTTGGTGAAGTATTCCGTATGCTGTCGTTTGAAGAGATTGGCACCGCGACGCTGCAATCCCGGGCGATTGCCGGAGTAGCCAATAAAACGCTGATTTTCGCCATGCCGGGGTCGACGAAAGCGTGTCGTACCGCCTGGGAAAATATCATTGCGCCGCAGCTCGATGCCCGTACGCGTCCGTGTAATTTCCACCCACATTTGAAGAAATAAGTATGTCGCAACTGACTCATATTAACGCCGCTGGCGAAGCGCATATGGTGGATGTCTCCGCCAAGGCGGAAACCGTACGCGAGGCGCGTGCAGAAGCATTCGTGACCATGCGTAGCGAAACGCTGGCGATGATTATCGACGGCAGCCACCATAAGGGCGACGTTTTCGCCACGGCGCGTATTGCCGGTATCCAGGCTGCCAAACGCACCTGGGATCTTATCCCGTTGTGTCATCCGCTGATGCTGAGCAAGGTTGAAGTCAATCTGCACGCTGAACCGGAACATAACCGCGTACGCATTGAAACGCTGTGTCGCCTGACCGGTAAAACCGGCGTTGAAATGGAAGCGTTAACGGCGGCCTCCGTGGCGGCGTTGACCATCTACGATATGTGCAAAGCGGTGCAAAAGGATATGGTGATTGGACCGGTG
It encodes:
- the moaA gene encoding GTP 3',8-cyclase MoaA: MGSQLTDAFARKFYYLRLSITDVCNFRCTYCLPDGYKPGGVTNNGFLTVDEIRRVTRAFASLGTEKVRLTGGEPSLRRDFTDIIAAVRENDAIRQIAVTTNGYRLARDAAAWRDAGLTALNVSVDSLDARQFHAITGQDKFQQVMAGIDAAFEAGFEKVKVNTVLMRDVNHHQLDTFLAWVQPRPIQLRFIELMETGEGSSLFRKHHISGQVLRDELLRRGWIHQIRQRSDGPAQVFCHPDYAGEIGLIMPYEKDFCATCNRLRVSSVGKLHLCLFGEGGVSLRDLLENDAQQPALEERISAALLEKKQTHFLHQNNTGITQNLSYIGG
- the moaC gene encoding cyclic pyranopterin monophosphate synthase MoaC gives rise to the protein MSQLTHINAAGEAHMVDVSAKAETVREARAEAFVTMRSETLAMIIDGSHHKGDVFATARIAGIQAAKRTWDLIPLCHPLMLSKVEVNLHAEPEHNRVRIETLCRLTGKTGVEMEALTAASVAALTIYDMCKAVQKDMVIGPVRLLAKSGGKSGDFKVDAHD
- the uvrB gene encoding excinuclease ABC subunit B, producing the protein MSKPFKLNSAFKPSGDQPEAIRRLEEGLEDGLAHQTLLGVTGSGKTFTIANVIADLQRPTMVLAPNKTLAAQLYGEMKEFFPDNAVEYFVSYYDYYQPEAYVPSSDTFIEKDASVNEHIEQMRLSATKALLERRDVVVVASVSAIYGLGDPDLYLKMMLHLTVGMIIDQRAILRRLAELQYTRNDQAFQRGTFRVRGEVIDIFPAESDDIALRVELFDEEVERLSLFDPLTGQVESTISRYTIYPKTHYVTPRERIVQAMEEIKVELAERRKILLANNKLLEEQRLSQRTQFDLEMMNELGYCSGIENYSRYLSGRGPGEPPPTLFDYLPADGLLVVDESHVTIPQIGGMYRGDRARKETLVEYGFRLPSALDNRPLKFEEFEALAPQTIYVSATPGNYELEKSGDEVVDQVVRPTGLLDPVIEVRPVATQVDDLLSEIRIRAAINERVLVTTLTKRMAEDLTEYLEEHGERVRYLHSDIDTVERMEIIRDLRLGEFDVLVGINLLREGLDMPEVSLVAILDADKEGFLRSERSLIQTIGRAARNINGKAILYGDKITASMAKAIGETERRREKQQLYNEEHGITPQGLNKKVVDILALGQNIAKTKAKGKGKSRAGAKSEVVELDMTPKALQQKIHELEGQMMQHAQNLEFEEAATIRDQLHQLRELFIAAS
- the moaB gene encoding molybdenum cofactor biosynthesis protein B, with protein sequence MSQVSAEFIPTRIAILTVSSRRGEEDDTSGHYLRDSAQEAGHQIVDKAIVKENRYAIRAQVSAWIASDDVQVVLITGGTGLTEGDQAPEALQPLFDREVEGFGEVFRMLSFEEIGTATLQSRAIAGVANKTLIFAMPGSTKACRTAWENIIAPQLDARTRPCNFHPHLKK
- the yvcK gene encoding uridine diphosphate-N-acetylglucosamine-binding protein YvcK is translated as MRTRTLADLDRVVALGGGHGLGRVLSSLSPLGSRLTGIVTTTDNGGSTGRIRRSEGGIAWGDMRNCLNQLITQPSVASAMFEYRFGGNGELSGHNLGNLMLKALDHLSVRPLEAINLIRSLLKVDAHLIPMSELPVDLMAIDDQGHEVYGEVNIDQLTIPPQELMLSPKVPTTREAVEAIAEADLILIGPGSFYTSLMPLLLLDELAQALRRTPAPMVYIGNLGRELSLPAAGLTLNDKLAIIEQYVGRKVIDAVVVGPKVDVSTVSDRVVIQEVLEASDIPYRHDRQLLHNALEKAVQALG